TCGCCGTCCTTCTGCGGCACGCTCGAATCGGCCTCCTTGATCCGGCCCTTCATCTCCTGGAACAGCGTTTCGACGAGCGCGGCATGCGGGTTCATCGCGGCGTCGAAATAGGCATTTTCGGCCTTCACATAGTCGAGGACATCCTTGTCATCGACGGTCGGATAGCTTTCGTCGCGCAGCCAGTGATACGGATCGGACAGGGTCTTGCCGTGCAACGTCATCTCGTGCGGACGCTTTTCCGCGACCGGCGCGGCGGGCAGGGCAGGGGTGGTGCTGGTCAATGCAGTCTCTTTCTCTTCGGCGAAAGCGCCCGGGGCCGCGACAAGCGGGGTGGCAATTGCGGCCAGAAACATCCAAATAGCGCGCATCACAAAACTCCCGCGGTGTCGCCCCGATGGGCGGGATTGCCGCGATGTAGAAACAAGGAACAGCTCATGTCCAGCCCCGTCCCCGGCACTATCCACGCCGAGCGCCTCGCCCGCCTGCGCGCCGAACTGGCAGCGCGCGGCCTCGACGGTTTCGTCGTGCCGATCAGCGACGAGCATATGAGCGAATATGTCGGCGAATATGCGCAGCGCATGGCGTGGCTGACCGGCTTCGGCGGCTCGGCGGGGACCGCGGCGGTGCTCCCCGAAAAGGCGGCGGTGTTCGTCGACGGGCGCTACACGGTGCAGGTGCGCGATCAGGTCGACGGCACGCTGTTCGACTATGTCGGTGTGCCGCAGTCGAGCGTCGCCGCATGGCTGGGCGCCAATGTGAGTGCGGGGCAGAAGGTCGGTTACGACCCGTGGCTCCACAGCATCGACTGGGCGCGCGGGCTGGAAAAGGCACTGGCGGCGAAGGGCGCGACCCTCGTCGCGGTCGACGCGAATCCGCTCGACGCGGCGTGGGACGACCAGCCGGCGCCGAGCGATGCGGTGGTCACGGTGTACGACACGAAACTCGCCGGGCAGGCGGCCGCCGACAAGCGCGCGGTCATTGCCGACTGGCTGAAGGGCAAAGGGCTCGAGACGGCGGTGATGACCGCGCTCGATTCGGTCGCCTGGACCTTCAACATCCGCGGGACCGACGTCAGCCACACGCCGGTCGGGCTCGCCTTTGCCCTGCTCCATGCCGATGCGACCGCCGACCTGTTCATCGCCCCCGAAAAGATCACCGACGCGGTGCGTGCGCACCTCGGCAACAGCGTGCGGATCCATGATCGCGATGCGTTCGAGGCGGCGCTCGCCGATCTCGCCGGCAAGAAGGTCGCGGTCGATCCCGACCGCGCGGTCGCGGCGATCTTCACTGCGCTCGAAGCCGCGGGTGCGACGATCGAACGCCACCGCGACCCGGCGGTGCTGCCGAAAGCGATCAAGAACGACGTCGAGCTCGACGGCACCCGCGCTGCGCATGTGCGCGACGGCGTCGCGGTGTCGCGTTTCCTGAAATGGATGGCGGAGGTCGCACCGCAGGGCGGGCTCGACGAGCTCGGCGCGGCGGCGAAGCTGCGCGAATTTCGCGACGCGAGCGGCGCGCTCCGCGACCTGTCGTTCGACACCATCTCGGCCGCCGGCCCCAACGGCGCCCTGCCGCATTACAAGGTCGACGAAACGACGAACCGCGCGGTCGAAACCGGCACGCTCTACCTCGTCGATTCGGGCGGGCAATATGACGACGGCACCACCGACATCACGCGCACGATCGCGATCGGCACGCCGACCGCCGAAATGCGCCGCCGCTTCACGCAGGTGCTGAAAGGCCATATCGCGCTGGCGACGGCGCGTTTCCCCAAGGGGACGCGCGGCAGCCAGCTCGACATCCTCGCGCGGCAATATCTGTGGGCCGACGGGGTCGATTATGCCCACGGCACCGGGCACGGCGTCGGCACCTATCTGGCGGTGCACGAGGGGCCGCAGCGGATCGCCAAGCCCGCCGGCGGGCAGGCGGGCACCGAGGAGGCGCTCCACGCCGGCATGATCCTTTCGAACGAGCCCGGCTATTATAAGGCGGGCAGCTTCGGCATCCGT
The Sphingopyxis macrogoltabida genome window above contains:
- a CDS encoding aminopeptidase P family protein; the encoded protein is MSSPVPGTIHAERLARLRAELAARGLDGFVVPISDEHMSEYVGEYAQRMAWLTGFGGSAGTAAVLPEKAAVFVDGRYTVQVRDQVDGTLFDYVGVPQSSVAAWLGANVSAGQKVGYDPWLHSIDWARGLEKALAAKGATLVAVDANPLDAAWDDQPAPSDAVVTVYDTKLAGQAAADKRAVIADWLKGKGLETAVMTALDSVAWTFNIRGTDVSHTPVGLAFALLHADATADLFIAPEKITDAVRAHLGNSVRIHDRDAFEAALADLAGKKVAVDPDRAVAAIFTALEAAGATIERHRDPAVLPKAIKNDVELDGTRAAHVRDGVAVSRFLKWMAEVAPQGGLDELGAAAKLREFRDASGALRDLSFDTISAAGPNGALPHYKVDETTNRAVETGTLYLVDSGGQYDDGTTDITRTIAIGTPTAEMRRRFTQVLKGHIALATARFPKGTRGSQLDILARQYLWADGVDYAHGTGHGVGTYLAVHEGPQRIAKPAGGQAGTEEALHAGMILSNEPGYYKAGSFGIRIENLVIVVPARIDGAEEDMLAFETITFAPIARDLVDGALLSPAEADWLDAYHAEVLDKLGAAMDGADREWLAAACAPIDRAPTALAA